A stretch of Hydractinia symbiolongicarpus strain clone_291-10 chromosome 9, HSymV2.1, whole genome shotgun sequence DNA encodes these proteins:
- the LOC130656469 gene encoding zinc finger protein OZF-like, whose translation MTSYDQSDTIQDVTNCFNSGTVYDDGWRVEKIVSVLDKDDGRFYKVKWTRYIWQSEESLQPLHQLISDYWRENADMVSSNASGQQHIATTEQDLSNVLGVGGQTTELTQVTDSHVEDSQQNGDVILSTTEDILPEVSIGESVSSAADHNDVAFSNTSSFCMPQREKKFKCSTCGKSFDRKTSLQRHMLIHTGEKPWHCKYCNKSFNQNSILQRHLLVHADHKMFQCESCGKMFLEKSALRRHEATHSSDKVWVCKQCGKSFILKEYLSKHVFLHTGAKPHACNTCGRTFADSSALKRHVDAIHNRPKLSCGICQRIFRNLNSLKIHRAECSNLTCVVCKTSFESNYYLNVHKTTHHAPFKCDSCDAKCDTYDAFSLHLQEHYVEKEPIVEYRSDQYNMNENTANQTEIESNGQTRTPNSFDELFKSALIP comes from the exons ATGACATCTTATGATCAAAGTGATACAATACAAGATGTAACTAACTGTTTTAATAGTGGAACTGTATATGATGATGGTTGGAGAGTGGAGAAAATTGTATCTGTCCTTGACAAG GACGATGGAAGATTTTACAAGGTAAAATGGACTCGCTACATATGGCAGTCTGAAGAGAGTCTTCAGCCCTTACATCAACTTATAAGTGATTACTGGCGAGAAAATGCTGATATGGTTTCATCTAATGCTTCAGGCCAACAACACATTGCAACGACAGAACAAGACCTAAGTAATGTTTTGGGTGTGGGCGGGCAAACAACTGAGCTAACACAG GTGACTGATAGCCATGTTGAGGACAGCCAACAAAACGGTGATGTTATCTTATCCACAACTGAAG ATATCTTACCAGAAGTTTCGATCGGTGAAAGTGTTTCAAGCGCAGCCGACCACAACGATGTTGCATTTTCCAACACTTCGTCTTTTTGTATGCCACAGCGTGAAAAGAAGTTCAAGTGCTCCACATGTGGCAAATCGTTCGATCGTAAAACGTCCTTGCAAAGGCATATGTTGATTCACACTGGTGAAAAACCGTGGCATTGCAAATATTGCAATAAGTCGTTCAATCAGAACTCGATTCTTCAACGTCACCTTCTCGTACATGCAGATCATAAGATGTTTCAGTGTGAGTCTTGCGGGaaaatgtttttggaaaaaagCGCCCTGCGTCGTCATGAGGCGACACATTCCTCGGACAAAGTATGGGTGTGTAAACAGTGCGGAAAGTCGTTTATTCTGAAGGAGTATTTGTCGAAGCATGTGTTTTTACACACAGGTGCCAAACCGCATGCGTGTAACACGTGTGGTCGCACATTCGCAGACAGTTCAGCTTTGAAACGCCACGTTGACGCGATACATAATCGCCCGAAGTTAAGTTGCGGAATATGCCAAAGGATTTTCAGgaatttaaattctttaaaaatccATCGTGCTGAATGCTCAAATTTAACATGTGTGGTTTGTAAGACGTCATTTGAAAGtaattattatttaaacgtGCACAAAACAACACACCATGCACCGTTTAAGTGCGATAGTTGCGACGCCAAATGCGACACGTACGATGCGTTCAGTTTGCATTTACAGGAACACTATGTGGAGAAAGAGCCTATAGTGGAGTATCGCAGTGATCAATATAACATGAATGAAAACACAGCAAATCAAACTGAGATTGAAAGTAACGGGCAGACTAGGACACCGAACAGTTTTGACGAGCTGTTTAAATCAGCTTTGATTCCTTAA